AAACAGTTAGATGTGTTCTCGAGAGTTCGTAATCCCCTCTGTTAGACTTATTGGCTTTGCAAACTATCATGGTCTCTATCATGGTCAACATACTGTTAAGTTAATGTGTGGTGGTGGAACGTTATCAAGCGTGTGGAAACCAATAAAACACCACTAAAATCTCTAACGACGCCCGAAACACACTACATAGCCTTTGTAATGCAgagtattaaaatgtgtgtttttatttttagaaggGTAAAGACGCTAAAAACACAGTTAACGTAGTTACTATAAAGAACACATCATTCCACATGAGTAACGTTAACTACGTTAGCAGACTAACGTACTTCGCAAAACATTGTGTTTTCCTATAAAAACCGTTTTAATCTACACGTGCGACATCTAATACATAATCCTACAATTTACGTTAACAACAAGTTTCTTCAcacggtttatttttaattgttgaCGTAGATATTACTGTTCTTTACTCACATCTGGCTAAGCTTTCCCGCGCCGCGCAGCAACGCAAGTACGTCACGCGTCACGTCACTTCCCGGCAGGGTTCTGTGATTTGTAGTTTTTTATTTCCTAAAGCCGAATGCACTTTGAATTAAGGTCAGACGAACTGTAATCTATATCATTTCCAACGTGAAtgtttaaatacacaaaaataaatccgtatacatttttgaaatatgaatatattgtgTAATCAGGCCATCGTATGTCTCTACCGCTATGCGGACAGCAGTGACAGACGCATACAGAATATTCGGGTGTGCCAGAATTCTGCGCTGTGTGCTTTAGCGATCTCCATCCCCGCGATCTACACGCAAGGCATGAATCTCAtctcagcatttattcattcacaCGACAGATGTAACGCGTCTTATTGCTGTGAGATGCGCGTGCGGGATTAAATCGGATGGAGTACTGGTGCGCGTTTCAGACAGtaaacgagaggagagagatatTTGCGGTTTGCATTTGTCGGTGGATGTGAATCCGGGAGGAATGGACACGCAAAACACGATGCAGTCCAAGTGTCGTCATCTCAATGTCAGGGACTTCTTTTGATCGCAGATCTATCGCCTAAAATCCGTTATATCTCATAGTAACCTCGAGGAAACAGCCATCCGGACTGTACAAGGTAGATtactgtttgtgtgtatttatttccaatataatacaatataaatgtatttaatctcATAAGGTTTGGTTAATCACAAACCTTCTTGATACTAACCAGCTAACCCTTCGATTATTTCTTAAATCGGGTAATCATTCAGTATTCATACTGACAATTCCTTTGGGAATAGCATTTCTGATGCATTGGAGTGGGTCTTGGACATATGAGCTGTGTCTTCGTATGAGTTGAGTAAATTATTTTGCTGTCACCAAGTGTGATTATTCACCTTAATAAGATTGGTGGGCTGAATGATGCGGATGCATAGTGACTGAATCAGAGGAGAGCTGGAAGAGAGCATCATTGAAGTCACGGACATATTCCCTCATCATCGCTGAACGAATCACTGTGACATCTGGCACTAAAATTGCTTAGTCTGTCCTGTGAGCTGTTCTGTCTGTGGTTACGTTTAGGTGCCACCCCAGGCAACATCTACACAGGACTCGAGTCCCAACTGAAACCAAATAGTCCAGACTGAATCAATACAGGACCTGAATTCAGAATCCAATCCAGATAGGATCTGAATCCAGACAGGAGAGAGTCCAGGTTGAATTAGGGACCTGAGTCCAATCCATAAAGTTCGGAATCCATCTATGATTCCTGGGGCACCCGCAACAATGCTCCCAGCCACGGAGGCAGCCAAGATCTACCAGACCAACTACGTGAGGAATTCTCGCGCTATCGGGGTCTTGTGGGCTATCTTCACCATCCTCTTCGCCATCGTCAACGTGGTATGTTTCGTTCAGCCCTACTGGATCGGGGACGGCGTGGACACGCCGCAGGCCGGCTATTTCGGCCTGTTTCACTACTGCATAGGGAGCGGAATGTCCCGGGACCTGAAGTGCCAGGGGAGCTTCACCGAGTTCAGCTCCATCCCGTCAGGAGCCTTCAAAGCGGCATCATTTTTCATCGGGATGTCCATGGCGCTGGTGCTGTCCTGCATTGGCTGCTTCGCcctcttcttcttctgcagCACAGCCACTGTGTATAAGATCTGTGGGTGGATGCAGCTGGCAGCAGGTGAGTGAGCGACTTCGCATCCGTTGGAAGTTTTCCCAATGATTTTACCAGGGCAGGAAATGAGAAATTATTTATATGATGACATTTTTTACCTGGTGACGGATGCTCATGTCATGGTACTTTGTTACACCATGGTGGTCAATGATGCCTTGATATTTACGTGGTAGTGCAGGGTACTTTTTACCATTTCCATGGTGCGTTTTGTATTTCACTTCTGAAAACAACTAATTGAAATACTAACCTAAATATATGTGATTGTGTCATATAATGCCAGAGAAATTAacttgttttaaagggatagttcaccccaaaatgagaattctgtcattatttactcgtcCTCTTgtctttcaaacctgtacgacctTCCTTCTTTCGCAAAACACGAAAGaggatatttttaataaagttggtaaccgaacagcaccggcacacattcacttctatggtacggacacaaaccaatgcaagtgaatgggtgcaaGTCACCAACatcattcaaaatatcttctttgtgttctgcggaagaaagtcatacaggtttaaaaagacaaaagggtgaataaatgatggcaaaattttcacttttttggtgaaccatcactttaacaGATTCATCAATTTTATGGTAATTTACAGGCACAGATCTGATATGCACTTGGCTTTATTTTGTAATGTGGCAATGTCACAAATGAGTAACAGTTTTGTTACCAATGTTATCAAAGTTACAAATGAACTCAATTAGCTAGGAACATCGCCCTGAGGCCTTTTATTGTATCATATCTTCTCATTGGGAAACAAACAACGCTTAAGCGTTTTATGTGTATGCATCTATAATTGGAAAACAAATGCAGACAGTCAGTATATTTTTCACCCAGGTCACCAATACTGAACATGTCATTGCTATATAATCaagaaatagtaaaaaaagtaattttctaGACTAGAGCAATGTTATGTAATAATTCAAGGCTTCCATGTAATAAGAAAGGTACAGCGAACACAAAATGTGCGATCTGCCCATATCACGTGAAGGACATCTGAAGCATCGACTTTAAAAGTTTGCATTCGTAGAGTCAGCAGTTAGATGCACTCTATATCACTTCCTCCATCTTCCTCCCGTTTCTGTTCAGTCGTATTCCTGACAgcctttttttgtatttggaaGTTAAAAAGCTCCAGGGTTCCATTTAGTTTGATGTATTTGCAGAAGAGACTGACCGCCCTCTCTGAATATGAGTGCGTGCGCCTCGCAGGCTGCGCTCCGTCAAACAATTTCCGGTGTTGGATGGGAGTGAACCACTGGAGGAAATGTTCTAAACATATCCAGCAAAATCTCTTCAAATGTCTGGTGCCCTGTAAATATTCAGTGTTTTTCCACTGAAAGGAGAAAGACAGGGCTTGTCTATTTTTGTGCCTGCTCATGAGGGAGGTGAGGTGACTTGTGAAACAAACTCACAAATGTGGACAAATTACTGTCACTGGTGGCCTGCAGCTGTCAGAGCGAAGTGTCCTGTACATGATCTGTATGCTAAATTCTTTGTCATGGGCTTGGATGGTTTATCTACTTCTCTCCATATTGTGGTTGAGATGGGATGATGCTGTATGATAGTACGATAACTTATAACTTATACTGGTCTTTGGATCTGCGTTAATATTAGTATATTTTAAATCCGTACACGTGTTTTAAAAGAGGTGAATGTAGATGCGATacagatgtgacaaaaaaggaggCACGTTTTTGAGAGTTGACAagctttgtaggatttctgtgaattaaaatgtgcaaaccagaagcaataattcccaacaaatggagaagggatgtcTCTTCTTTATAGActataaaatagttattttatttcaattttcatgtgtccattaaTGAGGAATATGCACTactatggatgtgacaattacCTGGCTGTGTAATCATGCTTTAAAAATTTCAAATACATCAAATATTaacatctgacctatcagtacAGTAacaacctttggtaaaaactagaTTTCTTTCTATAAAAAATACTATATTATTGAATTAATTGGtgaattaattgtttattatatataatattatagagtataattataaaatgaatgaccattatgtttattttatttaatggtaTTATTGAGAATTAATTCAATACATTCATTAAGTATTAAAGAAATTAAttagttttaataataaaccATATTGCGACTGTGCCTTCTCTTGCTCGTTTTCCGGTAGGAAGAAAGATGCTTATTTGCTCCTTAATGGTTGACGTGCAATCATGTTTTTAGAAAATTTtgctaaacaaaaaaacagaaaaatatactgcatataagtgtatatagttttattatatttaatatgtcATGCAGGTCGAGTCTTAAATCTTATTTTTCCCAGGACTATCTAAAATGCCACTATACAGTAATATGAAAGCTAGAATTAGTGGTTAGCAATAAAAAGCCTATTTGGTTTGCTAGTGGCTCATCGATCCAGCAAAAGTCTCCACAGAACAGCATGCAGTGTGGGTAATGAGAAACTAACGCCTTCACTGTTTGCATCTCACCGCCCTGCAGGAACACAGTCAGTGCTGGTGTGGGTTACATCAGACTGTAATTTGTCCAATTCAGACGGAGCTGCATTGAtgattacaaacaataaagtcACTGTAAACGGCTGAAATTTACTAAACGTTCAAGGGAATGTTAATTTAATAGACCAGAAGGTAATGTAAAAATGACTGCGCTGTGAAAACATGTGcatgtaaaacaaatgttacaaacactcataaaaaagaaatgaagaacattaaaacattttagtttattAGTGGTGCTTCACTTTCATTATTAACTTATGGTTATAGggatttaaaccatttttacattttggtgTGCGAAACTTGCAAACCGTTTGTGCTTCAGACATGAATGAGGTGTGATGTAGATATGTATACTCCACACTCTCAAtaacaaatgtcatttttaacacattatgtctCATTTTGTGCACAATTTGAGATAATTTTAACACAAGTTAGTCATAATGTGGCCTAAATGTGAACATTGTGGTCTGGTTTCTAGGACTGTTTCCCTTGAATGGCTTGTTGGAAGTAATGTAATAAAGGTAATGAAGATGGATATGGATATGTCAGTCCTAAGAGAATCAGATGTTACGTAACATATCAAGACATACATATAGTCCAACTATAAGCATTATGACATCTACAGGAGTACTGATAGAATTCAGAGTTTGACTGGAGCTTGTGAATGAAGAACAGATAACTGCCTTTACTTTATGCTCAATGACTGACTCAATCAATTCATACACTGCCTCCAATACACCCACTCCTCTATTTGCTTATACATCCAGTTATCTGCTGCATTCTAGTATAACAGATGCTTTACATTTCTTCTGCATTCACTTGCACAAAAATACCAAGAAATACTGGGATTGGTGTTCTTAGAGTAACATTTAAATGCCatgctatataaatataaatacattcagTATCATAACATATTACAAAGTACTAAGTTATTAGCATTTTTTACCATCAATGTACCATGGTTTCGCATTTATGAGGATTATTCCAGTAAACAGGTGGGCAACGAGCACAAGTACATAGATGAAACAgatattactttttattttctagCATCGTGTCAACATACAAGCcacaaaaaaaatagttttcatgaaaaatatttcccttttttagaTTATCTGTGAATCATATCGTTTTTAGAGCTGACAAATCTCACACTAATACAGTAGTGGGAGTGAGAAAGTggaagtatttttactttatgaTATGAGATGACATTAAGACACTGGAATTAAACAAATATAGCAAGCATTTGTCACACCCACTCACTGAAAATCACAATAAACAAGTTAAAGAAACATTAGGGATGCGATGCACATATGCACAAATTACACAATGTTTTCCAATGCACACTGTATGTTTCAGGTGAGTCTTTTTCCACCGACAGGAAGCCAGAAATATATGTCAATATTATAGCCAAGCGGCAGCTTATTgcacctgtttttttttttcagtgca
The nucleotide sequence above comes from Triplophysa rosa linkage group LG24, Trosa_1v2, whole genome shotgun sequence. Encoded proteins:
- the lhfpl3 gene encoding LHFPL tetraspan subfamily member 3 protein encodes the protein MIPGAPATMLPATEAAKIYQTNYVRNSRAIGVLWAIFTILFAIVNVVCFVQPYWIGDGVDTPQAGYFGLFHYCIGSGMSRDLKCQGSFTEFSSIPSGAFKAASFFIGMSMALVLSCIGCFALFFFCSTATVYKICGWMQLAAGTCLVLGCMIYPDGWDADEVKRMCGEETDKYTIGACSVRWAYILAIMGIMDAFILSFLAFVLGNRQDGLMSEELLGDKTGNA